From a single Stomoxys calcitrans chromosome 4, idStoCalc2.1, whole genome shotgun sequence genomic region:
- the LOC106092854 gene encoding WW domain-containing adapter protein with coiled-coil homolog isoform X2, with the protein MVMHARKPQRMNDGYFEKHQSHSYQSSKYSSKRDYERDRSSNYRDRDLSPAGGGGPLNNGNSYRSQSPEIDSPSSRGHGSHDIRDRDHRGDRFSYIQKMRDRDRDIYKKDKYSDKRDRRDRDSESHRTNHDRIDRRGGGGSVSGAKLCSSSSGDKRSGSDDRDRDRDRDRDRDRDRDLRDKRDRDSLRERDRDRDRDRERDRDRSARGGDDRERDRGGGGGGGGGSGDRNDRGERIARCGDWSEHVSSSGKMYYYNCKTEVSQWEKPKEWMERERNQPRDQHREKDYRDKERDRDREERFSRSSYKHSSSRGNSRVRWNYDNDSGPPNHRRRIDGRLSENPDMDISPGDSTPTSEASYSLTGTPTTYVGGNQHNDQALPSATVVLPNALPRLASHPNASSNMTSSSVNVSSQSSAAVSSMHYPAAACPNTAAAASATAGGMIGSGVVVGGATMLPATGLATTNLAATIPSTATASLSNSGSNSNHRKLDAVTALHQSHMGAVGSPNTTVPTSSSQVDHHLNSNAPGPPKLGSKDPALLMRQQQIHHHLATQDGHLISSSTGDNNHATAQQVMNIRENALNSPLYNLTHAHGMSPMGYSKSPITSSTSASSGNAVPANAGQLHAASAHTNNVNSGGMPIASLAAATSYSCTNPYGLKTADGNVLSSNNVGMNSLNAAANVGVVGAGGAVGVGGNNALCSTSMLSANSNVINITGAIVGGGGGGNVGGVGSVGVGVVCSGSVVNMNVIPGEGPPTPTQELDLSGSSSIDPQQRKLEGTTSASLSTLQSCVSNSIQAGRSQGPEISTKLSKYFRGDLITHVTNWAADQLEKQAQKCSEEAHLYGDLQCTKVSAELKCARSLVRITEITATLQEQKIMYLRQQIRRIEESKSQNSFMSDDL; encoded by the exons AgttccaagtacagttcaaaacGAGATTATGAACGCGATCGTTCCTCGAACTATCGCGACCGCGACCTTTCACCAGCTGGCGGAGGCGGACCATTAAATAATGGTAATTCATATCGATCACAATCTCCTGAAATAGATTCACCATCATCCAGGGGACACGGTTCACACGATATACGTGATCGTGACCATCGTGGTGATCGTTTCAGTTATATACAAAAAATGAGAGATCGCGATCGTGATATTTATAAAAAGGATAAATATTCAG atAAACGCGATCGTCGTGACCGTGATTCTGAATCGCATCGCACGAACCATGACAGGATTGATAGACGTGGAGGAGGCGGAAGTGTTAGTGGAGCCAAGCTCTGTTCTTCCAGCAGTGGAGATAAACGTTCGGGTTCAGACGATCGCGATCGAGACCGTGATCGAGATCGTGACCGCGATCGTGATCGCGATCTAAGAGATAAACGAGACAGAGATTCACTGAGAGAGCGCGACCGAGATCGTGATCGTGACCGTGAGCGCGACAGAGATCGCAGTGCTCGTGGTGGTGATGATCGTGAACGTGATCGAGGTGGTggaggcggtggtggtggtggcagcGGTGATCGTAATGATCGTGGTGAACGCATAGCAAGATGTGGTGATTGGAGTGAACATGTCAGTTCTTCGG GAAAAATGTATTATTATAATTGTAAAACAGAAGTCTCACAATGGGAAAAACCAAAGGAATGGATGGAACGTGAGCG AAACCAGCCGCGAGATCAACATCGTGAAAAAGACTATCGCGACAAGGAGCGCGATAGAGATCGCGAAGAACGTTTTTCCAGATCAT CATATAAACATTCCAGTTCTCGTGGCAATTCCCGGGTGAGGTGGAACTATGATAACGATAGTGGCCCACCAAATCATCGAAGGCGTATAGATG gaCGTTTATCTGAAAATCCTGATATGGATATAAGTCCCGGCGACTCAACGCCCACATCGGAAGCCAGTTACTCATTAACGGGCACTCCCACCACCTACGTGGGTGGCAATCAACACAACGACCAAGCATTGCCATCAGCAACAGTGGTCTTACCCAATGCATTGCCTCGTTTGGCTTCACATCCCAATGCCTCTAGTAATATGACCTCTTCCTCTGTCAACGTCAGCAGTCAATCATCGGCCGCCGTTTCATCGATGCATTATCCTGCTGCAGCGTGTCCGAATACAGCTGCGGCGGCATCAGCAACCGCTGGCGGCATGATTGGTTCtggggtggtggttggtggagCTACTATGTTACCCGCAACAGGTCTTGCTACAACAAATTTAGCAGCGACGATACCATCGACAGCCACAGCCTCACTGTCAAACAGTGGCAGTAATAGCAATCATAGAAAATTGGATGCTGTAACTGCGTTACATCAATCCCATATGGGAGCTGTTGGATCGCCTAAT ACCACAGTTCCGACATCCTCGAGTCAAGTGGATCatcatttaaattcaaatgcTCCTGGTCCGCCAAAATTAGGTTCTAAAGATCCCGCTTTGTTAATGCGCCAACAACAGATTCATCATCATTTAGCAACACAGGATGGTCATCTCATTTCTTCTAGTACAGGGGATAATAATCATGCTACAGCACAGCAGGTTATGAACATAAG GGAGAATGCTCTTAATTCACCTTTATATAACCTAACACATGCTCATGGCATGTCGCCCATGGGTTATAGTAAAAGTCCTATAACATCATCGACATCAGCGTCATCGGGCAATGCTGTGCCCGCGAATGCTGGTCAACTACACGCAGCGTCAGCCCATACGAATAATGTCAATAGTGGCGGTATGCCTATTGCTAGCCTAGCTGCTGCAACTTCATATTCCTGCACCAATCCCTATGGACTAAAGACTGCTGATGGTAACGTGTTAAGTAGTAACAACGTTGGCATGAATTCCCTTAATGCCGCTGCTAATGTTGGCGTAGTGGGCGCTGGTGGCGCTGTTGGTGTTGGTGGCAATAATGCATTATGTTCCACATCAATGCTGTCTGCCAATTCCAATGTCATCAATATAACCGGTGCAATTGTTGGTGGAGGAGGAGGTGGTAATGTTGGAGGTGTTGGCTCCGTTGGCGTTGGTGTTGTTTGTAGTGGCAGTGTTGTTAATATGAATGTTATACCGGGTGAGGGACCACCGACACCAACACAGGAATTAGATTTAAGCGGTAGTTCATCGATAGATCCCCAACAAAGAAAAT TGGAAGGCACAACATCGGCATCGTTAAGTACTTTGCAAAGTTGTGTTTCAAATTCGATACAGGCTGGTCGTTCACAAGGACCtgaaatctctacaaaattaAGCAAATATTTCAGAGGCGATCTAATTACACATGTTACCAATTGGGCAGCAGATCAATTAGAAAAACAG GCGCAGAAATGTTCGGAGGAGGCACATCTCTATGGCGATTTACAGTGTACAAAAGTATCGGCCGAGTTAAAATGTGCGAGAAGTTTAGTTAGAATAACTGAAATTACAGCAACATTGCAAGAACAAAA aATTATGTATTTACGCCAgcaaatacgtcgaatagaagaatcaaaatcacaaaattcattTATGTCCGATGATCTATAG
- the LOC106092854 gene encoding WW domain-containing adapter protein with coiled-coil homolog isoform X1 produces MSATNSIALDITTTLAAECNKNAAAVGLCRIVDSSKYSSKRDYERDRSSNYRDRDLSPAGGGGPLNNGNSYRSQSPEIDSPSSRGHGSHDIRDRDHRGDRFSYIQKMRDRDRDIYKKDKYSDKRDRRDRDSESHRTNHDRIDRRGGGGSVSGAKLCSSSSGDKRSGSDDRDRDRDRDRDRDRDRDLRDKRDRDSLRERDRDRDRDRERDRDRSARGGDDRERDRGGGGGGGGGSGDRNDRGERIARCGDWSEHVSSSGKMYYYNCKTEVSQWEKPKEWMERERNQPRDQHREKDYRDKERDRDREERFSRSSYKHSSSRGNSRVRWNYDNDSGPPNHRRRIDGRLSENPDMDISPGDSTPTSEASYSLTGTPTTYVGGNQHNDQALPSATVVLPNALPRLASHPNASSNMTSSSVNVSSQSSAAVSSMHYPAAACPNTAAAASATAGGMIGSGVVVGGATMLPATGLATTNLAATIPSTATASLSNSGSNSNHRKLDAVTALHQSHMGAVGSPNTTVPTSSSQVDHHLNSNAPGPPKLGSKDPALLMRQQQIHHHLATQDGHLISSSTGDNNHATAQQVMNIRENALNSPLYNLTHAHGMSPMGYSKSPITSSTSASSGNAVPANAGQLHAASAHTNNVNSGGMPIASLAAATSYSCTNPYGLKTADGNVLSSNNVGMNSLNAAANVGVVGAGGAVGVGGNNALCSTSMLSANSNVINITGAIVGGGGGGNVGGVGSVGVGVVCSGSVVNMNVIPGEGPPTPTQELDLSGSSSIDPQQRKLEGTTSASLSTLQSCVSNSIQAGRSQGPEISTKLSKYFRGDLITHVTNWAADQLEKQAQKCSEEAHLYGDLQCTKVSAELKCARSLVRITEITATLQEQKIMYLRQQIRRIEESKSQNSFMSDDL; encoded by the exons ATGTCTGCCACAAATAGTATTGCACTCGATATCACAACAACACTGGCAGCTGAATGTAATAAAAATGCTGCTGCTGTCGGACTGTGTCGCATCGTAGAT AgttccaagtacagttcaaaacGAGATTATGAACGCGATCGTTCCTCGAACTATCGCGACCGCGACCTTTCACCAGCTGGCGGAGGCGGACCATTAAATAATGGTAATTCATATCGATCACAATCTCCTGAAATAGATTCACCATCATCCAGGGGACACGGTTCACACGATATACGTGATCGTGACCATCGTGGTGATCGTTTCAGTTATATACAAAAAATGAGAGATCGCGATCGTGATATTTATAAAAAGGATAAATATTCAG atAAACGCGATCGTCGTGACCGTGATTCTGAATCGCATCGCACGAACCATGACAGGATTGATAGACGTGGAGGAGGCGGAAGTGTTAGTGGAGCCAAGCTCTGTTCTTCCAGCAGTGGAGATAAACGTTCGGGTTCAGACGATCGCGATCGAGACCGTGATCGAGATCGTGACCGCGATCGTGATCGCGATCTAAGAGATAAACGAGACAGAGATTCACTGAGAGAGCGCGACCGAGATCGTGATCGTGACCGTGAGCGCGACAGAGATCGCAGTGCTCGTGGTGGTGATGATCGTGAACGTGATCGAGGTGGTggaggcggtggtggtggtggcagcGGTGATCGTAATGATCGTGGTGAACGCATAGCAAGATGTGGTGATTGGAGTGAACATGTCAGTTCTTCGG GAAAAATGTATTATTATAATTGTAAAACAGAAGTCTCACAATGGGAAAAACCAAAGGAATGGATGGAACGTGAGCG AAACCAGCCGCGAGATCAACATCGTGAAAAAGACTATCGCGACAAGGAGCGCGATAGAGATCGCGAAGAACGTTTTTCCAGATCAT CATATAAACATTCCAGTTCTCGTGGCAATTCCCGGGTGAGGTGGAACTATGATAACGATAGTGGCCCACCAAATCATCGAAGGCGTATAGATG gaCGTTTATCTGAAAATCCTGATATGGATATAAGTCCCGGCGACTCAACGCCCACATCGGAAGCCAGTTACTCATTAACGGGCACTCCCACCACCTACGTGGGTGGCAATCAACACAACGACCAAGCATTGCCATCAGCAACAGTGGTCTTACCCAATGCATTGCCTCGTTTGGCTTCACATCCCAATGCCTCTAGTAATATGACCTCTTCCTCTGTCAACGTCAGCAGTCAATCATCGGCCGCCGTTTCATCGATGCATTATCCTGCTGCAGCGTGTCCGAATACAGCTGCGGCGGCATCAGCAACCGCTGGCGGCATGATTGGTTCtggggtggtggttggtggagCTACTATGTTACCCGCAACAGGTCTTGCTACAACAAATTTAGCAGCGACGATACCATCGACAGCCACAGCCTCACTGTCAAACAGTGGCAGTAATAGCAATCATAGAAAATTGGATGCTGTAACTGCGTTACATCAATCCCATATGGGAGCTGTTGGATCGCCTAAT ACCACAGTTCCGACATCCTCGAGTCAAGTGGATCatcatttaaattcaaatgcTCCTGGTCCGCCAAAATTAGGTTCTAAAGATCCCGCTTTGTTAATGCGCCAACAACAGATTCATCATCATTTAGCAACACAGGATGGTCATCTCATTTCTTCTAGTACAGGGGATAATAATCATGCTACAGCACAGCAGGTTATGAACATAAG GGAGAATGCTCTTAATTCACCTTTATATAACCTAACACATGCTCATGGCATGTCGCCCATGGGTTATAGTAAAAGTCCTATAACATCATCGACATCAGCGTCATCGGGCAATGCTGTGCCCGCGAATGCTGGTCAACTACACGCAGCGTCAGCCCATACGAATAATGTCAATAGTGGCGGTATGCCTATTGCTAGCCTAGCTGCTGCAACTTCATATTCCTGCACCAATCCCTATGGACTAAAGACTGCTGATGGTAACGTGTTAAGTAGTAACAACGTTGGCATGAATTCCCTTAATGCCGCTGCTAATGTTGGCGTAGTGGGCGCTGGTGGCGCTGTTGGTGTTGGTGGCAATAATGCATTATGTTCCACATCAATGCTGTCTGCCAATTCCAATGTCATCAATATAACCGGTGCAATTGTTGGTGGAGGAGGAGGTGGTAATGTTGGAGGTGTTGGCTCCGTTGGCGTTGGTGTTGTTTGTAGTGGCAGTGTTGTTAATATGAATGTTATACCGGGTGAGGGACCACCGACACCAACACAGGAATTAGATTTAAGCGGTAGTTCATCGATAGATCCCCAACAAAGAAAAT TGGAAGGCACAACATCGGCATCGTTAAGTACTTTGCAAAGTTGTGTTTCAAATTCGATACAGGCTGGTCGTTCACAAGGACCtgaaatctctacaaaattaAGCAAATATTTCAGAGGCGATCTAATTACACATGTTACCAATTGGGCAGCAGATCAATTAGAAAAACAG GCGCAGAAATGTTCGGAGGAGGCACATCTCTATGGCGATTTACAGTGTACAAAAGTATCGGCCGAGTTAAAATGTGCGAGAAGTTTAGTTAGAATAACTGAAATTACAGCAACATTGCAAGAACAAAA aATTATGTATTTACGCCAgcaaatacgtcgaatagaagaatcaaaatcacaaaattcattTATGTCCGATGATCTATAG